The Acidobacteriota bacterium genome includes a region encoding these proteins:
- a CDS encoding acido-empty-quinoprotein group A, which produces MSPRPLALTLAFVALPVAAAAQGPAAPASAPASAPAPSLEPRRLVQPLGDDWPTYSGDYTGKRFSPLTQVDRASVKHLTLAWTARLTAGAGAAGRARFGGGSPVIVGGTGPEGLPAVPANVKGTPLMVNGTLYVTTPDNAWALDARDGREFWHYFWRTQGSTPIANRGVGIWKDYLYFVTPDNFFVSLDAKTGKERWNKVHADFTQQYFSTMAPIVVDDHLLLGTGNDIDSPGYIQSFDPLTGDVKWRFYTVPMKEGDPGLDTWPSLQSAKYGGGHPWLPGVYDPETRLYIFGTGNPIPAYTAGRGEGDNLYTCSLVAVHVDTGKMAWAFQTSPHDMHDWDSAQTPILFEGMVKGKMRKLVSTAARNGYFFTLDRVTGEHLVTSKFGGDANWAREVAKDGSVRRNPDKDPTVPGAITNPTSGGTINWEPPAYNPQTGLFYVTERNGFSIYYLTDPDPRGSMGLGGKEEVSVGSTGNFLTAIDPTTGSIKWRRPYPSASGFGSGGGGGGLLTTAGNLVFAGDAGGNFVAYDAETGAPLWHSRIGNVSNAAISYMLDGRQHILVAAGDTLYAFALYE; this is translated from the coding sequence GTCGGCACCGGCACCGTCGCTCGAACCCCGGCGCCTCGTCCAGCCGCTGGGCGACGACTGGCCGACCTATTCCGGCGACTACACCGGCAAGCGCTTCAGCCCGCTGACGCAGGTCGATCGCGCGTCGGTCAAGCACCTCACACTTGCGTGGACCGCGCGTCTCACGGCCGGGGCCGGCGCAGCGGGCCGCGCGCGCTTCGGCGGCGGCTCACCCGTCATCGTGGGCGGTACGGGTCCCGAAGGTCTGCCTGCCGTCCCGGCCAACGTCAAGGGCACGCCGTTGATGGTCAACGGTACGCTCTACGTGACCACGCCCGACAACGCGTGGGCGCTCGACGCACGCGACGGCCGCGAGTTCTGGCACTACTTCTGGCGCACGCAGGGCAGCACGCCGATCGCCAACCGCGGCGTTGGCATCTGGAAGGACTACCTGTACTTCGTGACGCCCGACAACTTCTTCGTGTCGCTCGACGCGAAGACGGGCAAGGAGCGCTGGAACAAGGTCCACGCCGACTTCACGCAGCAGTACTTCTCGACGATGGCGCCCATCGTGGTGGACGACCACCTGTTGCTCGGGACAGGCAACGACATCGACTCACCGGGCTACATCCAGTCGTTCGATCCGCTGACCGGCGACGTGAAGTGGCGCTTCTACACGGTGCCGATGAAGGAAGGCGATCCGGGTCTCGACACGTGGCCGAGCCTTCAGTCGGCCAAGTACGGTGGCGGCCATCCCTGGCTGCCAGGCGTCTACGACCCGGAGACGCGCCTCTACATCTTCGGAACGGGCAATCCGATCCCCGCGTACACGGCCGGCCGTGGCGAGGGCGACAACCTGTACACATGCTCGCTCGTGGCCGTGCACGTCGACACGGGCAAGATGGCGTGGGCGTTCCAGACGTCGCCCCACGACATGCACGACTGGGATTCCGCGCAGACGCCGATCCTCTTTGAAGGCATGGTCAAGGGGAAGATGCGCAAGCTCGTGTCGACGGCCGCACGCAACGGCTACTTCTTCACGCTCGATCGCGTGACGGGCGAGCACCTCGTCACGTCGAAGTTCGGGGGCGACGCGAACTGGGCCCGTGAGGTGGCCAAGGACGGGTCGGTGCGCCGCAACCCCGACAAGGACCCGACGGTCCCGGGTGCGATCACCAACCCGACGTCCGGCGGCACCATCAACTGGGAACCGCCCGCGTACAACCCGCAGACGGGGCTGTTCTACGTCACCGAGCGCAACGGCTTCTCGATCTACTACCTCACCGATCCGGATCCGCGCGGATCGATGGGACTCGGCGGCAAGGAAGAAGTCTCGGTCGGATCGACGGGCAACTTCCTCACGGCCATCGATCCCACGACGGGCTCGATCAAGTGGCGGCGGCCGTATCCGAGTGCCAGCGGGTTCGGTTCCGGCGGCGGGGGTGGCGGTCTGCTCACGACAGCCGGCAACCTCGTGTTCGCCGGTGACGCCGGAGGCAATTTCGTGGCCTACGACGCGGAAACGGGCGCGCCGCTGTGGCACTCGCGCATCGGCAACGTGAGCAACGCCGCCATCTCGTACATGCTCGACGGCCGCCAGCACATCCTCGTGGCCGCCGGCGACACGCTGTACGCCTTCGCGCTGTACGAATGA